The following coding sequences lie in one Oryza brachyantha chromosome 10, ObraRS2, whole genome shotgun sequence genomic window:
- the LOC102702498 gene encoding transcription factor bHLH94-like, producing the protein MALEAVVYSHGGHFGGYGLMASGGPAAAAAWCCDGGVFAAGGGSGGEPCGGSWDDPLLAASLDVLGVEDEWEVEVEQRASSSSSSSKVAAAAAEVGEAPPAKAAKRKRRRAKAVKNREEIENQRMTHIAVERNRRRQMNEYLAVLRSLMPPSYAQRGDQASIVGGAINYVRELEQLLQALEVKKSIKKQGDGGGGESPSPFSGFFTFPQYSTSGGHRGDAVRRFGKPAEGAAIADIEASMVEGHAGVKVQARRRPRQLLRLVAGLHQLGLTTLHLNVTTAKAMAMYSFSLKVEDGCKLGSVEEIGTAVHEILERIQEEQAFS; encoded by the exons ATGGCGCTTGAGGCGGTGGTTTACTCCCACGGCGGCCACTTCGGCGGGTACGGGCTgatggcgagcggcggcccggcggcggcggcggcgtggtgctGCGACGGTGGTGTGTTCGCGGCCGGtggcggctccggcggcgagccgtGCGGCGGGAGCTGGGACGACCCACTGCTCGCGGCGTCGCTTGACGTGCTGGGCGTGGAGGACGAGTGGGAGGTGGAAGTGGAACAGCGTgcttcgtcttcttcttcttcttctaagGTGGCGGCCGCTgcggcggaggtcggcgaggcgccgccggcgaaggcggcgaagAGGAAGAGGCGGCGCGCGAAGGCGGTGAAGAACAGGGAGGAGATCGAGAACCAGCGGATGACCCACATTGCCGTCGAGCGCAACCGCCGCCGGCAGATGAACGAGTACCTCGCCGTGCTCCGCTCCCTCATGCCACCTTCCTACGCCCAAAGG ggtGACCAAGCATCTATAGTTGGGGGAGCAATCAACTACGTGAGGGAGCTGGAGCAGCTGCTCCAAGCCCTCGAGGTGAAGAAGAGCATCAAGAAGCAgggcgatggtggcggcggcgagtccccctctcccttctcCGGCTTCTTCACCTTCCCGCAGTACTCCACctccggcggccaccgcgGTGACGCCGTCCGCAGGTTCGGAAAGCCGGCAGAGGGCGCGGCGATCGCCGACATCGAGGCGAGCATGGTGGAGGGCCACGCCGGCGTGAAGGTgcaggcgcggcggcggccgaggcagCTGCTCAGGCTCGTCGCCGGGCTCCACCAGCTAGGGCTCACCACCCTGCATCTCAACGTGACCACTGCCAAGGCCATGGCCATGTACTCTTTCAGCCTCAAG